In the Apteryx mantelli isolate bAptMan1 chromosome 1, bAptMan1.hap1, whole genome shotgun sequence genome, one interval contains:
- the LOC106494064 gene encoding interleukin-1 receptor type 1 isoform X3: MEKTSSLQQKMISAFLLIVYLILVTSPFNAGECSICDYYVLVGEPTAISCPIITFPVLHSDYNLTWYKNGSVTPVTTEKHARIHQRDGLLWFIPATLEDSGLYECDVRRLNHSNKKPINLTVFKNDNGLCFNGQMKFEQKVMSTNTGKIICPDLEYFRDEDNNEPEVRWYKECKPGFLEDKRLLLAEGENAILIRNVTVQDKGNYTCRIVYTYMGKQYNVSRTVSLEVKESPLQTRPEFIYPQNNTIEVDLGSPVVMECNISSGIPGLIPFWKVNDEDVDSFDSTYKEQFYEEGMPHGLAVSGTKFNISEVKVKDYAHKFFCHVVYDYQQITAYIKLERPAPNIQGYLIGGGVSLVFLVFFILFVYNIFKIDIVLWYRNSCHPFLGKKAVISTADEKIRQSRRVIIVLVPEPSCYSILEDVSEKQLAMYNALIREGIKVILIELEKIQDYANMPESIKYIKQKHGAIRWKGDFSEKSYSASSRFWKKVRYHMPSRKNRSSSGLHLLPKDFNSPQITSEK; this comes from the exons ATGGAAAAAACTTCTTCTTTGCAGCAAAAGATGATATCTGCATTTTTGCTCATTGTCTATCTAATTCTAGTGACATCTCCGTTCAATGCTG gagAATGCTCTATCTGTGATTACTATGTGCTTGTTGGAGAGCCTACGGCTATTAGTTGCCCAATAATTACATTTCCGGTGCTTCACTCTGATTACAATCTGACATGGTATAAAAATGGTAGTGTTACACCAGTAACCACAGAGAAACATGCCAGAATCCATCAGCGAGACGGCTTGCTTTGGTTTATTCCTGCAACACTGGAAGATTCTGGACTTTATGAATGTGACGTAAG GAGACTTAACCACTCTAACAAAAAACCTATAAATCTAACAGTTTTTAAGAATGATAACGGTTTGTGTTTTAATGGACAAATGAAGTTTGAACAAAAAGTGATGAGCACAAATACTGGAAAGATTATATGCCCTGATCTAGAATATTTTAGAGATGAAGACAATAATGAGCCTGAAGTACGCTGGTATAAG GAATGTAAGCCTGGCTTCCTAGAAGACAAGCGACTTCTCTTGGCAGAGGGTGAAAATGCTATCTTGATTCGCAATGTAACTGtacaagacaaaggaaactacACATGCCGTATAGTATATACGTATATGGGAAAACAATATAATGTTTCACGAACTGTGAGTCTAGAAGTTAAAG AAAGCCCACTACAAACGAGACCAGAATTTATTTATCCACAGAACAACACAATTGAAGTGGATCTTG gcTCCCCTGTAGTGATGGAATGTAATATATCAAGTGGCATACCTGGCTTGATTCCATTCTGGAAAGTTAATGATGAGGATGTTGATAGCTTTGATAGCACCTACAAAGAACAGTTTTATGA agaGGGGATGCCTCATGGACTTGCTGTATCTGGAACAAAATTTAACATTTCAGAAGTGAAAGTAAAGGACTACGCTCATAAATTTTTTTGTCACGTTGTATATGATTATCAACAAATTACAGCATACATCAAATTGGAACGCCCAG CTCCAAATATTCAAGGTTACTTAATTGGAGGAGGAGTTTCTTtggtatttttagtattttttattctctttgtctACAATATCTTCAAAATTGATATTGTGCTGTGGTATCGGAACTCCTGCCATCCCTTCCTGGGTAAAAAAG CTGTGATCAGCACTGCTGATGAAAAAATCCGCCAAAGTAGAAGAGTGATAATTGTTTTAGTACCGGAACCATCCTGTTACAGTATTCTAGAAGATGTGTCTGAAAAACAGCTAGCTATGTATAATGCTCTTATCCGTGAAGGCATTAAAGTAATTCTAATTGAACTTGAAAAAATACAAGATTATGCAAACATGCCAGAATCCATTAAATACATTAAGCAAAAGCATGGGGCTATCCGATGGAAAGGGGACTTCTCGGAGAAGTCTTACTCAGCAAGTAGCAGATTCTGGAAAAAAGTGCGTTACCACATGCCATCCAGAAAAAATAGATCTTCATCAGGATTGCATTTGTTACCAAAAGACTTTAATTCTCCCCAAATTACATCAGAAAAATGA
- the LOC106494064 gene encoding interleukin-1 receptor type 1 isoform X1 has product MEKTSSLQQKMISAFLLIVYLILVTSPFNAGECSICDYYVLVGEPTAISCPIITFPVLHSDYNLTWYKNGSVTPVTTEKHARIHQRDGLLWFIPATLEDSGLYECDVRRLNHSNKKPINLTVFKNDNGLCFNGQMKFEQKVMSTNTGKIICPDLEYFRDEDNNEPEVRWYKECKPGFLEDKRLLLAEGENAILIRNVTVQDKGNYTCRIVYTYMGKQYNVSRTVSLEVKESPLQTRPEFIYPQNNTIEVDLGSPVVMECNISSGIPGLIPFWKVNDEDVDSFDSTYKEQFYEEGMPHGLAVSGTKFNISEVKVKDYAHKFFCHVVYDYQQITAYIKLERPAPNIQGYLIGGGVSLVFLVFFILFVYNIFKIDIVLWYRNSCHPFLGKKVSDGKIYDAYVLYPKNRVSCLYSSDIFAMKILPEVLERQCGYNLFIFGRDDLPGEAVISTADEKIRQSRRVIIVLVPEPSCYSILEDVSEKQLAMYNALIREGIKVILIELEKIQDYANMPESIKYIKQKHGAIRWKGDFSEKSYSASSRFWKKVRYHMPSRKNRSSSGLHLLPKDFNSPQITSEK; this is encoded by the exons ATGGAAAAAACTTCTTCTTTGCAGCAAAAGATGATATCTGCATTTTTGCTCATTGTCTATCTAATTCTAGTGACATCTCCGTTCAATGCTG gagAATGCTCTATCTGTGATTACTATGTGCTTGTTGGAGAGCCTACGGCTATTAGTTGCCCAATAATTACATTTCCGGTGCTTCACTCTGATTACAATCTGACATGGTATAAAAATGGTAGTGTTACACCAGTAACCACAGAGAAACATGCCAGAATCCATCAGCGAGACGGCTTGCTTTGGTTTATTCCTGCAACACTGGAAGATTCTGGACTTTATGAATGTGACGTAAG GAGACTTAACCACTCTAACAAAAAACCTATAAATCTAACAGTTTTTAAGAATGATAACGGTTTGTGTTTTAATGGACAAATGAAGTTTGAACAAAAAGTGATGAGCACAAATACTGGAAAGATTATATGCCCTGATCTAGAATATTTTAGAGATGAAGACAATAATGAGCCTGAAGTACGCTGGTATAAG GAATGTAAGCCTGGCTTCCTAGAAGACAAGCGACTTCTCTTGGCAGAGGGTGAAAATGCTATCTTGATTCGCAATGTAACTGtacaagacaaaggaaactacACATGCCGTATAGTATATACGTATATGGGAAAACAATATAATGTTTCACGAACTGTGAGTCTAGAAGTTAAAG AAAGCCCACTACAAACGAGACCAGAATTTATTTATCCACAGAACAACACAATTGAAGTGGATCTTG gcTCCCCTGTAGTGATGGAATGTAATATATCAAGTGGCATACCTGGCTTGATTCCATTCTGGAAAGTTAATGATGAGGATGTTGATAGCTTTGATAGCACCTACAAAGAACAGTTTTATGA agaGGGGATGCCTCATGGACTTGCTGTATCTGGAACAAAATTTAACATTTCAGAAGTGAAAGTAAAGGACTACGCTCATAAATTTTTTTGTCACGTTGTATATGATTATCAACAAATTACAGCATACATCAAATTGGAACGCCCAG CTCCAAATATTCAAGGTTACTTAATTGGAGGAGGAGTTTCTTtggtatttttagtattttttattctctttgtctACAATATCTTCAAAATTGATATTGTGCTGTGGTATCGGAACTCCTGCCATCCCTTCCTGGGTAAAAAAG TTTCAGATGGGAAGATCTATGATGCTTATGTCCTGTATCCAAAGAACAGAGTGAGCTGCTTGTATTCATCAGATATTTTTGCTATGAAAATATTGCCAGAGGTCTTAGAAAGACAGTGTGGATATAACCTCTTCATATTTGGGAGGGATGATTTACCAGGAGAAG CTGTGATCAGCACTGCTGATGAAAAAATCCGCCAAAGTAGAAGAGTGATAATTGTTTTAGTACCGGAACCATCCTGTTACAGTATTCTAGAAGATGTGTCTGAAAAACAGCTAGCTATGTATAATGCTCTTATCCGTGAAGGCATTAAAGTAATTCTAATTGAACTTGAAAAAATACAAGATTATGCAAACATGCCAGAATCCATTAAATACATTAAGCAAAAGCATGGGGCTATCCGATGGAAAGGGGACTTCTCGGAGAAGTCTTACTCAGCAAGTAGCAGATTCTGGAAAAAAGTGCGTTACCACATGCCATCCAGAAAAAATAGATCTTCATCAGGATTGCATTTGTTACCAAAAGACTTTAATTCTCCCCAAATTACATCAGAAAAATGA
- the LOC106494064 gene encoding interleukin-1 receptor type 1 isoform X4: MEKTSSLQQKMISAFLLIVYLILVTSPFNAGECSICDYYVLVGEPTAISCPIITFPVLHSDYNLTWYKNGSVTPVTTEKHARIHQRDGLLWFIPATLEDSGLYECDVRRLNHSNKKPINLTVFKNDNGLCFNGQMKFEQKVMSTNTGKIICPDLEYFRDEDNNEPEVRWYKECKPGFLEDKRLLLAEGENAILIRNVTVQDKGNYTCRIVYTYMGKQYNVSRTVSLEVKESPLQTRPEFIYPQNNTIEVDLGSPVVMECNISSGIPGLIPFWKVNDEDVDSFDSTYKEQFYEEGMPHGLAVSGTKFNISEVKVKDYAHKFFCHVVYDYQQITAYIKLERPAVISTADEKIRQSRRVIIVLVPEPSCYSILEDVSEKQLAMYNALIREGIKVILIELEKIQDYANMPESIKYIKQKHGAIRWKGDFSEKSYSASSRFWKKVRYHMPSRKNRSSSGLHLLPKDFNSPQITSEK; this comes from the exons ATGGAAAAAACTTCTTCTTTGCAGCAAAAGATGATATCTGCATTTTTGCTCATTGTCTATCTAATTCTAGTGACATCTCCGTTCAATGCTG gagAATGCTCTATCTGTGATTACTATGTGCTTGTTGGAGAGCCTACGGCTATTAGTTGCCCAATAATTACATTTCCGGTGCTTCACTCTGATTACAATCTGACATGGTATAAAAATGGTAGTGTTACACCAGTAACCACAGAGAAACATGCCAGAATCCATCAGCGAGACGGCTTGCTTTGGTTTATTCCTGCAACACTGGAAGATTCTGGACTTTATGAATGTGACGTAAG GAGACTTAACCACTCTAACAAAAAACCTATAAATCTAACAGTTTTTAAGAATGATAACGGTTTGTGTTTTAATGGACAAATGAAGTTTGAACAAAAAGTGATGAGCACAAATACTGGAAAGATTATATGCCCTGATCTAGAATATTTTAGAGATGAAGACAATAATGAGCCTGAAGTACGCTGGTATAAG GAATGTAAGCCTGGCTTCCTAGAAGACAAGCGACTTCTCTTGGCAGAGGGTGAAAATGCTATCTTGATTCGCAATGTAACTGtacaagacaaaggaaactacACATGCCGTATAGTATATACGTATATGGGAAAACAATATAATGTTTCACGAACTGTGAGTCTAGAAGTTAAAG AAAGCCCACTACAAACGAGACCAGAATTTATTTATCCACAGAACAACACAATTGAAGTGGATCTTG gcTCCCCTGTAGTGATGGAATGTAATATATCAAGTGGCATACCTGGCTTGATTCCATTCTGGAAAGTTAATGATGAGGATGTTGATAGCTTTGATAGCACCTACAAAGAACAGTTTTATGA agaGGGGATGCCTCATGGACTTGCTGTATCTGGAACAAAATTTAACATTTCAGAAGTGAAAGTAAAGGACTACGCTCATAAATTTTTTTGTCACGTTGTATATGATTATCAACAAATTACAGCATACATCAAATTGGAACGCCCAG CTGTGATCAGCACTGCTGATGAAAAAATCCGCCAAAGTAGAAGAGTGATAATTGTTTTAGTACCGGAACCATCCTGTTACAGTATTCTAGAAGATGTGTCTGAAAAACAGCTAGCTATGTATAATGCTCTTATCCGTGAAGGCATTAAAGTAATTCTAATTGAACTTGAAAAAATACAAGATTATGCAAACATGCCAGAATCCATTAAATACATTAAGCAAAAGCATGGGGCTATCCGATGGAAAGGGGACTTCTCGGAGAAGTCTTACTCAGCAAGTAGCAGATTCTGGAAAAAAGTGCGTTACCACATGCCATCCAGAAAAAATAGATCTTCATCAGGATTGCATTTGTTACCAAAAGACTTTAATTCTCCCCAAATTACATCAGAAAAATGA
- the LOC106494064 gene encoding interleukin-1 receptor type 1 isoform X2 codes for MQKMISAFLLIVYLILVTSPFNAGECSICDYYVLVGEPTAISCPIITFPVLHSDYNLTWYKNGSVTPVTTEKHARIHQRDGLLWFIPATLEDSGLYECDVRRLNHSNKKPINLTVFKNDNGLCFNGQMKFEQKVMSTNTGKIICPDLEYFRDEDNNEPEVRWYKECKPGFLEDKRLLLAEGENAILIRNVTVQDKGNYTCRIVYTYMGKQYNVSRTVSLEVKESPLQTRPEFIYPQNNTIEVDLGSPVVMECNISSGIPGLIPFWKVNDEDVDSFDSTYKEQFYEEGMPHGLAVSGTKFNISEVKVKDYAHKFFCHVVYDYQQITAYIKLERPAPNIQGYLIGGGVSLVFLVFFILFVYNIFKIDIVLWYRNSCHPFLGKKVSDGKIYDAYVLYPKNRVSCLYSSDIFAMKILPEVLERQCGYNLFIFGRDDLPGEAVISTADEKIRQSRRVIIVLVPEPSCYSILEDVSEKQLAMYNALIREGIKVILIELEKIQDYANMPESIKYIKQKHGAIRWKGDFSEKSYSASSRFWKKVRYHMPSRKNRSSSGLHLLPKDFNSPQITSEK; via the exons ATG CAAAAGATGATATCTGCATTTTTGCTCATTGTCTATCTAATTCTAGTGACATCTCCGTTCAATGCTG gagAATGCTCTATCTGTGATTACTATGTGCTTGTTGGAGAGCCTACGGCTATTAGTTGCCCAATAATTACATTTCCGGTGCTTCACTCTGATTACAATCTGACATGGTATAAAAATGGTAGTGTTACACCAGTAACCACAGAGAAACATGCCAGAATCCATCAGCGAGACGGCTTGCTTTGGTTTATTCCTGCAACACTGGAAGATTCTGGACTTTATGAATGTGACGTAAG GAGACTTAACCACTCTAACAAAAAACCTATAAATCTAACAGTTTTTAAGAATGATAACGGTTTGTGTTTTAATGGACAAATGAAGTTTGAACAAAAAGTGATGAGCACAAATACTGGAAAGATTATATGCCCTGATCTAGAATATTTTAGAGATGAAGACAATAATGAGCCTGAAGTACGCTGGTATAAG GAATGTAAGCCTGGCTTCCTAGAAGACAAGCGACTTCTCTTGGCAGAGGGTGAAAATGCTATCTTGATTCGCAATGTAACTGtacaagacaaaggaaactacACATGCCGTATAGTATATACGTATATGGGAAAACAATATAATGTTTCACGAACTGTGAGTCTAGAAGTTAAAG AAAGCCCACTACAAACGAGACCAGAATTTATTTATCCACAGAACAACACAATTGAAGTGGATCTTG gcTCCCCTGTAGTGATGGAATGTAATATATCAAGTGGCATACCTGGCTTGATTCCATTCTGGAAAGTTAATGATGAGGATGTTGATAGCTTTGATAGCACCTACAAAGAACAGTTTTATGA agaGGGGATGCCTCATGGACTTGCTGTATCTGGAACAAAATTTAACATTTCAGAAGTGAAAGTAAAGGACTACGCTCATAAATTTTTTTGTCACGTTGTATATGATTATCAACAAATTACAGCATACATCAAATTGGAACGCCCAG CTCCAAATATTCAAGGTTACTTAATTGGAGGAGGAGTTTCTTtggtatttttagtattttttattctctttgtctACAATATCTTCAAAATTGATATTGTGCTGTGGTATCGGAACTCCTGCCATCCCTTCCTGGGTAAAAAAG TTTCAGATGGGAAGATCTATGATGCTTATGTCCTGTATCCAAAGAACAGAGTGAGCTGCTTGTATTCATCAGATATTTTTGCTATGAAAATATTGCCAGAGGTCTTAGAAAGACAGTGTGGATATAACCTCTTCATATTTGGGAGGGATGATTTACCAGGAGAAG CTGTGATCAGCACTGCTGATGAAAAAATCCGCCAAAGTAGAAGAGTGATAATTGTTTTAGTACCGGAACCATCCTGTTACAGTATTCTAGAAGATGTGTCTGAAAAACAGCTAGCTATGTATAATGCTCTTATCCGTGAAGGCATTAAAGTAATTCTAATTGAACTTGAAAAAATACAAGATTATGCAAACATGCCAGAATCCATTAAATACATTAAGCAAAAGCATGGGGCTATCCGATGGAAAGGGGACTTCTCGGAGAAGTCTTACTCAGCAAGTAGCAGATTCTGGAAAAAAGTGCGTTACCACATGCCATCCAGAAAAAATAGATCTTCATCAGGATTGCATTTGTTACCAAAAGACTTTAATTCTCCCCAAATTACATCAGAAAAATGA